One Deltaproteobacteria bacterium DNA segment encodes these proteins:
- a CDS encoding 4Fe-4S binding protein, producing MIIAVTGARGAGATFVAANLAGASLSPVTLLDMDVSKPCCADFIRAEKIASEPVFVPVPRIDAALCDSCGECVAACYYKALRPFRGAPQVFPALCHSGGACRRACPTGAITLAARLIGAVETGVSGNIFLVSGKMSDHEHMGRILEKSIRKFAEPGGLTIMDCPPDAFPNPLECDVMLWVAEPSPRGIYELSRSLLKAREKRLPFGVVVNRSGAGDGRIERLCRKARVPVFLSIPDSPGISAAISENRLLVDDLPRLRLSFRQMLLSAKNQARRPSRLFLMGPSVHEGDIAALAS from the coding sequence ATGATAATCGCCGTAACGGGCGCAAGAGGGGCCGGAGCGACCTTTGTCGCGGCCAATCTTGCGGGAGCCTCGCTTTCGCCCGTGACTCTTTTGGATATGGATGTTTCAAAACCGTGTTGCGCGGATTTCATACGTGCCGAAAAAATCGCATCCGAGCCGGTCTTCGTTCCGGTTCCAAGGATTGACGCGGCCCTGTGCGACTCCTGCGGCGAATGCGTGGCCGCCTGTTATTACAAGGCCCTTCGGCCCTTCAGGGGCGCGCCCCAGGTTTTTCCGGCCCTTTGCCACAGCGGCGGAGCGTGCCGAAGGGCCTGCCCCACAGGGGCCATAACCCTGGCGGCAAGGCTCATCGGAGCCGTTGAAACAGGAGTTTCCGGCAACATTTTCCTGGTTTCCGGCAAAATGAGCGACCACGAGCACATGGGGCGGATTCTCGAAAAATCCATCAGGAAATTTGCCGAGCCCGGCGGGCTCACCATAATGGACTGTCCGCCGGACGCCTTTCCAAACCCCCTCGAATGCGACGTGATGCTGTGGGTGGCGGAGCCTTCGCCGCGCGGGATTTACGAGCTTTCCCGTTCTCTGTTGAAAGCGCGGGAAAAACGCCTTCCCTTCGGGGTGGTTGTGAACAGGTCGGGCGCGGGAGATGGCCGGATTGAAAGGCTTTGCCGGAAGGCCAGGGTCCCGGTTTTTCTGAGCATTCCGGATAGCCCTGGCATTTCGGCTGCGATATCGGAAAACAGGCTCCTTGTGGATGATCTTCCGCGATTGCGTCTGAGTTTCCGCCAAATGCTCCTTTCCGCCAAAAACCAGGCCCGGCGGCCTTCCAGGCTCTTTCTGATGGGGCCTTCTGTGCACGAGGGCGACATCGCGGCCCTGGCGTCCTGA
- a CDS encoding sigma 54-interacting transcriptional regulator yields MVKVNCAALPDNLLESEMFGYVKGAFTGADRDKPGRFQEADGGTIFLDEIGDMPVALQAKLLRVLEDKEFYPLGGRRVVKVDVRIISATNRGLCDMVKEKTFREDLYYRLNVMRLSIPALAERRSDLPLLISHIMKRLAIARKLEALKITGPAMEILLNHDYPGNVREMENILEHAAIICRGEEIAPRHLPLYLQKDEKREPSPETCAPTLEKSMDDHEKSAISGALENCRGNRGKAARLLGMDRSTLWRKMKKHGIAGD; encoded by the coding sequence ATGGTGAAGGTGAACTGCGCGGCCCTTCCCGACAATCTTCTGGAATCGGAGATGTTCGGCTACGTGAAGGGGGCCTTCACCGGGGCGGACAGGGACAAGCCGGGTCGCTTCCAGGAGGCCGACGGCGGAACCATATTTCTGGATGAAATCGGCGACATGCCCGTAGCTCTCCAGGCCAAGCTCCTCCGGGTCCTGGAGGACAAGGAGTTCTACCCCCTTGGAGGCCGCCGGGTGGTTAAGGTGGACGTCCGGATAATCTCCGCCACCAACAGGGGCCTCTGCGACATGGTTAAGGAAAAAACCTTCAGGGAGGACCTTTATTACCGCCTGAATGTCATGCGCCTTTCGATTCCGGCCCTCGCCGAACGCCGGAGCGACCTACCACTTCTGATCAGCCACATCATGAAGCGACTGGCCATTGCGCGCAAGCTGGAGGCGCTCAAGATCACCGGCCCTGCGATGGAGATTCTGCTCAACCACGATTATCCGGGAAACGTGCGGGAGATGGAAAACATCCTGGAACACGCCGCAATAATCTGCAGGGGGGAGGAAATCGCCCCAAGGCACCTTCCGCTTTATCTTCAAAAGGATGAAAAAAGGGAGCCTTCGCCGGAAACCTGTGCGCCGACCCTTGAAAAAAGCATGGACGATCACGAAAAATCGGCCATTTCCGGGGCTCTTGAAAATTGCCGGGGAAACAGGGGCAAGGCGGCCAGGCTTTTGGGAATGGACCGGTCAACGCTGTGGCGCAAGATGAAAAAACATGGAATCGCGGGGGACTGA